The following is a genomic window from Chitinophaga caseinilytica.
AGGCGTGTTGCCGGTGGCTTTGATGAACCGCCGGTCGAAGGTCCTCCTGCCAAACGCCAGCTCTTTCGACAATTCATCCACCGAAATTTTCCTGTCATAGTTATGTTCCATATACTCCTGTGCCTTGCGGATCATATCATCCCCATGTTTTTTCTGCCCGGAAAAAATCGCAAAATCGGACTGCGTCTGCCGGTCGATCTCTACTTGCAGCACCTTTGAGCAATAAACCGCCGTTTGCCGGTCGTAGTACTTCCCGATGAGGTAAATAAGCAGGTTTAAAAATGAATAGCCGCCGCCATTGGTATAAATCCCTTCTTCGTCCGTTATCAGTTTTTCAATCTTGAGCTGCACTTCCGGGAATAGCTGGTGAAAGCTTTCCGCCGATTTCCAGTGTACGGAACAGCTTTTACCGTTCAGCAGGTCGGTAGCCGCCAGCATATATGCACCGGTACACATGCAGGCGATTTCAGCGCCTTTCTTGTATTGCCCGCGCAGCCATGCCGACACCTTTTCGTCCACGAAATTCTTCTCCAGAAATTCCCCGCCCAACGCTGGAATAATAATCAGGTCCGTTTTCCGGATGGTCGAAATACTCGCCTGCGGCTGGATCATCAGCATGCCATTCACGAGCTCCGAGCGTTTCGACAGCCCCACCAGCTCCATTTTGAACACCGGTTTCCTCCCGAGCGTACCGTAGTATTTATTCGCCTCCGTAAAAGCATGATACGTTCCTGCAATGCACGCTACCGTGTTGGGCCCTGAGCGATCGTCCGGCACGAGGATACTGAGATGCTTCATGGCTTTTTTTCAAAGTTAGCCAAAAACAGGATATCCAGATCAGCCCGCAACTACCTATTTTTGGACACACTGAATTATTATAGGAAAGCCGGTATCCGTTCTTGCCGGCGGCTTTCTTTTTTAGCATTTCGTTAAGGGTCAATTAGCATTTCATTAGGATTTGGATGGATACTTTCGGTAAAATTCTATCCCAATGCATCCCCATCGCTTCACCCTTTCATTGATTTTGCTATTGATTGGCTTCTCGGCTTCCGCAAATGATTCTGCTTATGTAGACATCCGCTTCACCAGCCCGTTAAGCACCGATAAATTCACCATCACCCTGCACGACGGCATTAACGAACACAAATTAAAAATACCCGGACAATTGACCTGGAAAGGGGAATTGTTCAGTCCGTACGGTTTTATTCAGATAGATTATAAAAACAGTGACACCTCCAACATTTTCAAGCGGATATTTTTCCCGAAAGGCCGGGCTACCGTAGTGTTGACATCCGAACCGGATCCCGGAAAATATTTTTCCGTCGATGAAAAACGTTCGGAGAATATTGTGATGTACGAGGCGTTAGGAGGTGCCGCGATGGATGCTTTCGTCAAACCCAGTTTCGATATCTTTATTTCCTTCTACCACAAAAACAAACACCGGCTCGGGGCAGACACTTCGCTGGTAAACCGGGCTTTTGCGCTGGGAGATTCCGCGGGTCTAGCGGAAATTGCTTTTATCCGGCAGCACCCACAGCTCTACGTCTCGTATTGGACGTTCCTCACACGCATCTACAAATCGAGACTGCTGAGCAACGCTGAAATCAAGGAATTCTACGACAACAAAATTCCCGCATCTTTCAAAAACACGAAATCCGGTATTTACCTCGCCAATCAAATCCAGACGAAAATCAATATTTCCACCCATCAACTTTTTCCGGATTTTAATTCAAAAGACCTCAACGGCCAGCCCGTCGTTTC
Proteins encoded in this region:
- a CDS encoding GlxA family transcriptional regulator translates to MKHLSILVPDDRSGPNTVACIAGTYHAFTEANKYYGTLGRKPVFKMELVGLSKRSELVNGMLMIQPQASISTIRKTDLIIIPALGGEFLEKNFVDEKVSAWLRGQYKKGAEIACMCTGAYMLAATDLLNGKSCSVHWKSAESFHQLFPEVQLKIEKLITDEEGIYTNGGGYSFLNLLIYLIGKYYDRQTAVYCSKVLQVEIDRQTQSDFAIFSGQKKHGDDMIRKAQEYMEHNYDRKISVDELSKELAFGRRTFDRRFIKATGNTPAEYLQRLKIESAKKALESTPKTVNEIMYEVGYSDAKAFREVFRKITGISPLAYKNKYNREAAELLFMNDAN
- a CDS encoding TlpA disulfide reductase family protein → MHPHRFTLSLILLLIGFSASANDSAYVDIRFTSPLSTDKFTITLHDGINEHKLKIPGQLTWKGELFSPYGFIQIDYKNSDTSNIFKRIFFPKGRATVVLTSEPDPGKYFSVDEKRSENIVMYEALGGAAMDAFVKPSFDIFISFYHKNKHRLGADTSLVNRAFALGDSAGLAEIAFIRQHPQLYVSYWTFLTRIYKSRLLSNAEIKEFYDNKIPASFKNTKSGIYLANQIQTKINISTHQLFPDFNSKDLNGQPVVSSALRGNLVLVQFWASWCKPCIEEMPELKKINEKYNGSPFKLISFSVDKDSLACRKAIEKHAMNWTQVFGDVKLYNEMSYYPIPQLYLIDKNGHTIYNNTITRDPDFQLLHKILSEQLGK